One genomic window of Glycine max cultivar Williams 82 chromosome 16, Glycine_max_v4.0, whole genome shotgun sequence includes the following:
- the RIN4B gene encoding RPM1-interacting protein 4-like, which translates to MAQRSHVPKFGNWDSGENVPYTAYFDKARKGRTGTRIINPNDPEENADLSFDNPSSDNLPPTRPRTNSEDQSGKGSLHLEDDPKNFIESPARHDNVSSRSGSRSHGVGSADNRRRHSTQSTGSEYSIERSPLHRQARAPGRDSPQWEPKNSYDSSQGTPGRSRLRPANRGDETPDKGAAVPKFGDWDVNNPASADGFTHIFNKVREERQGGPGQVPGTPNERPQPINGLSNDDKVQCCCFAWGGKK; encoded by the exons ATGGCA CAACGTTCTCATGTACCCAAATTTGGCAATTGGGATAGTGGAGAGAATGTTCCTTATACAGCATATTTTGACAAGGCACGGAAAGGTCGAACTGGCACAAGGATAATAAATCCAAATGACCCCGAGGAAAATGCTGATTTAAGTTTTGATAATCCATCATCTGATAACCTACCTCCTACCAGACCTAGAACTAATTCAGAGGATCAATCCGGAAAAGGATCACTGCATTTGGAAGATGATCCCAAGAATTTTATCGAATCTCCAGCTCGTCATGACAATGTAAGCAGTAGGAGTGGCAGTAGAAGCCATGGAGTAGGTTCTGCTGATAACCGTAGAAGACATTCAACGCAAAGTACTGGGTCTGAGTACAGCATTGAACGTTCACCGCTTCATCGCCAGGCTAGAGCCCCAGGCAGAGACAGTCCCCAGTGGGAACCAAAGAATTCATATGACAGCAGTCAGGGAACACCAGGAAGGTCTCGGTTAAGACCGGCTAATCGAGGAGATGAaaca CCAGATAAAGGTGCAGCTGTTCCAAAGTTTGGTGACTGGGATGTGAATAACCCTGCATCAGCAGATGGCTTTACTCACATTTTCAACAAAGTGAGGGAGGAGAGACAAGGCGGGCCAGGACAAGTGCCAGGAACGCCTAATGAGAGACCACAACCTATTAATGGCCTATCTAATGATGACAAAGTCCAG TGTTGCTGCTTTGCGTGGGGTGGGAAAAAATGA